From the genome of Clostridium sp. BNL1100, one region includes:
- a CDS encoding RNA ligase family protein, with the protein MNWIIPMEPVICPDVKEGSGCIHEIKWDGIRGMVYIQDGNVKIYTKKGKERTGFYPELDVLRKGLGGKNAILDGEFVVLDEDGVPSFYKSLIRERVRNSGKLQYYTSSYPVCYMVFDILQYGDDILVNMPLIERKQILEENLSSLTGNDTKIFLAKMYKDGKELFEKMKKQNMEGIVSKKTDSLYIGGKKHDAWFKTKFIKKMLCIVGGIQWKSIHPNSLVLGIKPPDSEKLVYVGKASIGLKQSDLMLIKEYSGQLEQEECPFTTDEIIQLDKTGEKFTWLYPALTCWISFLELTNDGHLRHPKIEGFAVLPVEEADGKVLTD; encoded by the coding sequence ATGAACTGGATTATACCAATGGAGCCGGTAATTTGTCCTGATGTAAAGGAGGGTTCCGGCTGCATCCATGAAATAAAATGGGATGGTATAAGAGGAATGGTTTATATACAGGATGGAAACGTTAAAATCTACACAAAGAAAGGTAAAGAGAGGACAGGCTTCTATCCTGAACTAGATGTTTTAAGAAAAGGCCTTGGAGGCAAAAATGCAATACTGGATGGTGAATTTGTTGTTCTGGATGAAGACGGGGTTCCCTCCTTTTATAAAAGCCTCATACGGGAACGTGTTCGTAATAGTGGCAAATTGCAATACTACACAAGCTCGTACCCTGTTTGCTATATGGTATTTGATATTTTGCAGTATGGGGACGACATCCTTGTGAATATGCCCTTAATTGAAAGAAAACAAATTCTTGAGGAAAATCTAAGTTCGTTAACTGGCAACGATACTAAAATATTTTTAGCGAAGATGTACAAAGACGGCAAAGAACTGTTTGAAAAAATGAAAAAGCAAAACATGGAGGGTATTGTTTCCAAAAAGACAGACAGCCTGTATATAGGCGGCAAAAAACACGATGCATGGTTTAAGACGAAATTTATTAAGAAAATGCTTTGCATAGTTGGAGGAATACAATGGAAATCCATACATCCCAATTCCCTGGTTCTGGGTATAAAGCCCCCGGACAGCGAAAAGCTTGTATATGTAGGTAAGGCATCTATTGGACTTAAACAATCGGATTTAATGCTTATAAAGGAGTATAGCGGGCAACTTGAACAGGAGGAATGTCCCTTTACAACTGATGAAATTATTCAGCTGGACAAAACGGGAGAAAAGTTTACATGGCTCTATCCTGCTCTTACTTGCTGGATTAGCTTTCTGGAACTGACAAATGATGGGCATTTGAGACATCCCAAAATAGAGGGGTTTGCCGTACTTCCTGTGGAAGAGGCAGATGGAAAGGTGTTGACTGATTAA
- a CDS encoding GerMN domain-containing protein: MRKLICLFMVFGIVFTMLAGCGAKSEDADSDELTPVSSLTMGQDEANGLKDKTPVQLYFINEQGTKLAAETRYIQNTDAGKGNEHMATVVLKELISGPAKGSLLKASVPTETKVTTDVKIKDGVATVDLSKDFVEKHPGGKKNEQLTLYSIVNTLTEIKDITSVQFRINGKVTKEFKGSYQIDIAYSRDTHLISNEPGKDSSIKTTTEDKDDTRDKTAQPTKEDETKKTNPDTKTNADLDDEILE, encoded by the coding sequence ATGCGAAAACTAATATGTCTATTTATGGTATTTGGAATTGTTTTTACTATGCTTGCAGGCTGTGGGGCTAAAAGTGAAGATGCTGACAGTGATGAACTGACTCCGGTCAGCAGTCTTACAATGGGGCAGGATGAAGCTAATGGCTTAAAGGATAAAACTCCGGTTCAGTTATACTTTATCAATGAACAGGGTACAAAACTTGCTGCAGAAACAAGGTATATTCAAAATACAGATGCAGGTAAGGGTAATGAACATATGGCAACGGTTGTTTTAAAGGAACTTATAAGCGGTCCTGCAAAAGGCAGTCTCTTAAAAGCTTCTGTTCCTACAGAAACAAAAGTAACTACAGATGTTAAGATAAAGGACGGTGTAGCAACTGTGGACCTTTCAAAGGACTTTGTTGAAAAGCATCCCGGCGGCAAAAAGAATGAGCAGCTTACGCTCTATTCTATTGTAAACACCTTAACAGAAATAAAGGATATCACATCCGTACAGTTTAGAATAAACGGAAAAGTAACTAAAGAATTCAAGGGTAGCTATCAAATTGACATAGCTTATTCAAGAGACACCCACCTTATTAGTAATGAGCCCGGAAAAGACAGCTCAATAAAAACAACAACAGAAGACAAGGATGATACACGGGATAAAACAGCACAGCCAACAAAAGAAGATGAGACAAAAAAGACAAATCCCGATACTAAAACAAATGCTGATTTGGATGATGAAATTCTAGAATAA
- a CDS encoding zinc ribbon domain-containing protein, which yields MPFYDLKCSKCGSEFNVMAKMSQRENKEIKCPDCGSNDLETIFKNVNIIQSRKDSGGDCPNRHVCGGCCNH from the coding sequence ATGCCATTTTATGATCTTAAATGCAGTAAGTGCGGTAGTGAATTCAACGTGATGGCTAAAATGTCCCAACGTGAAAACAAAGAGATTAAATGCCCTGACTGCGGAAGCAATGATCTTGAAACCATATTTAAAAATGTAAATATTATTCAGTCCAGAAAAGACTCCGGCGGAGACTGTCCCAACAGGCATGTATGCGGCGGGTGCTGTAACCACTGA
- a CDS encoding shikimate kinase: protein MKNIILIGMPSAGKSTVGVIVAKHRGMSFVDTDVLIQTTQGRLLQEIINSDGTDAFLKIEESAILFLSCSDTVIATGGSVVYSEKAMEHLKKTGIVIYLYVDMDTVYKRLKNLKTRGVVLGPGQSLEDIYRKRKPLYEKYADIIIDCSEGSIDSTVEMIHEKLDSLS from the coding sequence ATGAAAAATATTATTCTTATTGGAATGCCAAGTGCGGGTAAAAGTACCGTGGGAGTTATTGTTGCAAAGCATCGCGGGATGTCATTTGTTGATACCGACGTGCTGATACAGACAACACAAGGAAGGCTACTACAGGAAATCATAAATAGCGATGGAACAGATGCTTTCCTTAAAATAGAAGAGTCTGCAATACTATTTCTCAGTTGCTCTGACACAGTTATTGCAACAGGGGGAAGCGTGGTATACAGCGAGAAGGCAATGGAGCATTTAAAGAAAACAGGAATAGTAATTTACTTGTATGTAGATATGGACACTGTCTACAAAAGACTGAAAAACCTTAAAACAAGGGGCGTTGTTTTAGGCCCTGGGCAAAGTCTGGAAGACATTTATAGAAAAAGGAAGCCCTTGTATGAAAAGTATGCAGATATAATAATAGATTGTTCAGAGGGTTCAATCGATTCAACAGTGGAAATGATACATGAAAAACTTGATTCCTTGTCATAA
- the raiA gene encoding ribosome-associated translation inhibitor RaiA, with the protein MNIIISGKNIEITEALREKVTKRVKKLEKFFNSDTEVHVTLSVQRVSQIVEITIPFNGVTLRAEDQNEDMYTSIDRAVDLIERQIRKNKTRLERRFHENDFRVDNSKFNDDVQEETEFKVVRSKRFAIKPMDVEEAILQMNLLGHEFFMFYNADSRQVNVVYKRKDGNYGLIEPEF; encoded by the coding sequence ATGAATATAATTATTAGCGGAAAAAATATTGAAATTACAGAGGCACTCAGAGAAAAAGTAACAAAGAGGGTAAAGAAGCTGGAAAAATTTTTTAACAGCGATACTGAAGTGCATGTAACATTGAGCGTTCAGAGGGTCAGCCAGATTGTTGAAATAACAATACCATTCAATGGGGTAACATTAAGAGCAGAAGATCAAAACGAAGATATGTATACATCTATCGATAGAGCAGTAGACCTAATAGAAAGACAGATAAGAAAAAATAAGACCAGACTGGAAAGAAGATTCCACGAGAACGATTTCAGAGTAGATAACTCAAAATTTAACGATGATGTTCAGGAGGAAACTGAATTCAAGGTTGTAAGGTCAAAGAGGTTTGCTATAAAGCCTATGGATGTTGAAGAGGCAATATTGCAGATGAATCTGCTGGGACATGAGTTCTTTATGTTCTACAATGCAGATTCAAGGCAGGTCAACGTAGTTTATAAGAGAAAAGACGGAAATTACGGACTGATTGAACCGGAATTCTAA
- a CDS encoding sugar phosphate nucleotidyltransferase, which translates to MKNNTALVIMAAGMGSRYGGLKQIDPVGPNGEIIMEYSIYDAIRAGFNKVVFIIKKEIEDTFREVVGKKIEGIIDVEYVYQKVDNLPQGFSVPEGRVKPWGTGHAVLSAKDAVKTPFAVINADDFYGAETYKLLNGFLTNNQDSDNKYTYCMVGFVIENTLTENGHVARGVCNVDNQGNLIDIHERTKIVKFGNETKYTEDDTNWIKIPEKSIVSMNTWGFNPSILQELEERFPEFLRSNKDNLLKAEYFLPTVVDNLIKEGKADVKVLSTADKWYGVTYQEDKPVVKKSISDMVLEHKYPNRLWENTK; encoded by the coding sequence ATGAAAAATAACACAGCTTTAGTAATAATGGCAGCAGGTATGGGAAGCAGATATGGCGGTTTAAAGCAGATTGACCCTGTAGGGCCCAACGGCGAAATTATAATGGAATATTCTATTTATGATGCCATCAGAGCCGGATTCAACAAGGTTGTATTCATAATAAAAAAGGAAATAGAGGACACCTTCCGAGAGGTGGTTGGTAAGAAAATAGAGGGAATTATTGACGTAGAGTATGTATATCAAAAAGTAGATAATCTGCCTCAAGGCTTTAGTGTTCCTGAGGGAAGAGTGAAACCCTGGGGAACGGGACATGCGGTGCTAAGTGCCAAAGATGCCGTTAAAACTCCATTTGCAGTTATAAATGCGGATGATTTTTATGGGGCTGAGACATACAAGCTTCTGAATGGATTTCTGACAAATAATCAGGATTCAGATAACAAATACACGTATTGTATGGTGGGATTTGTTATAGAGAACACACTTACTGAAAACGGCCATGTTGCAAGAGGCGTCTGCAATGTAGACAATCAGGGAAATCTCATTGATATTCATGAAAGAACAAAGATAGTGAAATTCGGAAATGAGACCAAATACACCGAGGATGATACAAACTGGATTAAGATACCTGAAAAGAGTATTGTGTCTATGAACACATGGGGCTTTAATCCAAGCATTTTACAGGAACTTGAGGAGCGCTTTCCTGAATTCCTGAGAAGTAATAAGGATAATCTTTTGAAAGCGGAGTATTTTCTGCCTACAGTTGTGGATAATCTTATCAAGGAAGGTAAAGCGGATGTCAAGGTGCTCTCAACTGCGGATAAGTGGTACGGTGTTACATATCAGGAAGACAAACCGGTTGTAAAGAAATCAATAAGTGACATGGTGTTGGAACATAAATATCCAAACCGTCTTTGGGAAAATACAAAATAA
- a CDS encoding Ku protein: MHTVWKGSISFGLVNIPVKMFTATEDKDIRFKYIHKECHSPVKYKKVCPVCNKEVQPEDIVRGFEYEPGKYVIMNGEDFESLQVKSEKTVEIVDFVKLEEVDPVYFDKTYFLAPQETGGKAYTLLREALGQKEKIAVAKITIRDRESLAVIRVYKNVLVLETIFYPDEVKDSAQVPGIPENAKTTQAELDMATQLIDNLTTDFDPSKYVDTYRERLVELINAKVEGKQVVARKEVEKENVVSLMEALKQSIQMSKGTNKNEKDKDTDKIDKSTKNVKNNKKDPVSEVENSDSTIEEKPKKRTRKAREKVES; the protein is encoded by the coding sequence ATGCATACAGTTTGGAAGGGCTCTATAAGTTTCGGTTTGGTTAATATCCCTGTTAAAATGTTTACGGCAACGGAAGACAAGGATATCCGGTTTAAGTATATTCATAAGGAATGTCATAGCCCGGTAAAATATAAAAAGGTGTGTCCTGTCTGTAATAAGGAGGTTCAACCTGAAGATATTGTCCGGGGCTTCGAGTATGAACCCGGTAAGTACGTTATAATGAACGGCGAGGATTTTGAATCTCTACAGGTTAAAAGTGAAAAAACAGTTGAAATAGTGGACTTTGTAAAACTTGAAGAAGTTGATCCCGTGTATTTTGACAAAACATATTTTCTTGCACCTCAGGAAACCGGAGGAAAAGCCTATACACTTCTGCGAGAAGCCTTGGGACAGAAGGAAAAAATCGCTGTTGCCAAAATAACAATAAGAGACAGAGAATCACTGGCTGTTATAAGGGTATACAAAAATGTACTGGTTCTTGAAACAATATTCTATCCTGATGAAGTAAAAGATTCGGCTCAGGTACCCGGTATACCTGAAAACGCAAAAACAACCCAGGCAGAGCTGGACATGGCAACACAGCTTATAGATAATCTGACTACGGATTTCGACCCGTCAAAATATGTGGATACCTACAGGGAGAGACTTGTTGAACTCATTAATGCCAAGGTTGAAGGAAAGCAGGTAGTAGCAAGAAAAGAAGTTGAAAAAGAAAATGTTGTAAGCCTTATGGAGGCATTGAAACAAAGTATACAAATGTCAAAGGGGACTAATAAAAATGAAAAAGATAAGGACACTGATAAGATTGATAAAAGTACTAAGAATGTTAAAAACAACAAGAAGGACCCGGTATCAGAGGTAGAAAACAGCGATAGCACAATTGAGGAAAAACCAAAGAAGAGAACAAGGAAAGCAAGAGAGAAGGTTGAATCATGA
- the galE gene encoding UDP-glucose 4-epimerase GalE gives MKVLVTGGAGYIGTHTCVELLGAGFEVIVVDNLCNSKETAIERVEKITGKKVKFYKVDILDKEALEQVFIDNKPDSVIHFAGLKAVGESVSIPLKYYHNNITGTLILCELMEKYQVKNLVFSSSATVYGDPASVPIAEEFPLSVTNPYGRTKLMIEEILKDLHVADASWNIALLRYFNPIGAHESGTIGEDPNGIPNNLVPYITQVAVGKLKEVNVFGDDYDTVDGTGVRDYIHVVDLAKGHIKALEKLFREHVGVREYNLGTGNGYSVLQVITAFSEACGKEIPFRIVGRRPGDIAECYAKPDRAKNELDWTAEKGLPEMCVDSWRWQSQNPEGYK, from the coding sequence ATGAAAGTATTAGTAACCGGAGGGGCCGGATATATCGGTACCCATACATGTGTTGAATTGCTTGGGGCCGGTTTTGAAGTTATCGTAGTTGATAATCTTTGTAACAGCAAGGAAACAGCAATAGAAAGAGTAGAAAAAATCACAGGCAAAAAGGTAAAATTCTATAAAGTTGATATTTTGGACAAAGAAGCACTTGAACAGGTATTTATAGATAATAAACCGGATTCTGTAATTCACTTTGCAGGACTAAAGGCCGTAGGCGAATCTGTTTCAATCCCGTTAAAATATTATCACAACAATATAACGGGTACATTGATTTTGTGCGAATTAATGGAAAAATACCAAGTTAAGAATCTGGTTTTCAGCTCATCAGCTACTGTATACGGAGATCCTGCCAGTGTTCCTATCGCTGAGGAATTTCCGCTGTCTGTTACAAATCCATACGGCAGAACCAAACTTATGATAGAGGAAATATTAAAAGACCTGCATGTAGCGGATGCGTCATGGAATATCGCTCTGCTCAGGTACTTTAACCCTATCGGAGCTCATGAAAGCGGTACAATAGGAGAAGACCCAAATGGAATTCCAAATAACCTGGTACCCTATATTACACAGGTAGCAGTAGGAAAGCTAAAGGAAGTAAATGTATTCGGAGATGATTACGATACGGTTGACGGTACCGGGGTAAGGGATTACATACATGTTGTAGACCTTGCAAAAGGCCATATAAAGGCTTTGGAAAAGCTATTCCGTGAACATGTGGGTGTAAGGGAGTATAACCTTGGAACCGGTAACGGATATAGCGTTCTTCAGGTAATCACGGCATTTTCGGAAGCCTGCGGAAAAGAAATACCTTTTAGGATTGTAGGCAGAAGGCCGGGGGATATAGCAGAGTGCTATGCAAAGCCGGACAGGGCAAAGAATGAACTTGACTGGACAGCTGAAAAGGGACTCCCTGAAATGTGTGTAGATTCATGGAGATGGCAGTCCCAGAATCCAGAGGGATATAAATAA
- a CDS encoding zinc-ribbon domain containing protein, which translates to MYTDKTLVCKECENEFIFSAGEQEFYAEKGFQNEPTRCKACRSKRDHSSKRELFEAVCAECGQTTKVPFKPHLDKPVLCSKCFANKK; encoded by the coding sequence ATGTACACTGACAAAACCTTGGTTTGCAAAGAATGTGAAAATGAATTTATTTTTTCTGCGGGTGAACAGGAGTTCTATGCTGAAAAGGGTTTTCAGAATGAACCCACCAGATGTAAAGCTTGTAGAAGTAAGCGTGACCATTCATCAAAAAGAGAATTATTTGAGGCTGTTTGTGCAGAATGTGGGCAAACCACAAAGGTTCCGTTCAAACCTCATTTAGATAAGCCTGTATTATGTAGCAAATGTTTTGCTAATAAAAAATAG
- the ligD gene encoding non-homologous end-joining DNA ligase yields MAAVTDIIKVEIENRVIDIKNPDKLFWPEAGVTKLEFVKTMTKLAPFLIKYSKNRMLTSIRYPHGINDKSFFQKEKPQGTPEWVETVEFNQKNYIALNSAATLVWLCTQAALELHTSFNVHEKPNHPSSLVFDLDPDDDLHFEDVAELADRIHETLEALGIKGFIKTSGATGLQIFVPTASKFDYDTARSLNEFFAQYFAEKLISTVTIERMKKKRDGKIYFDWQQMWIGKSMITAYSARAVKSAAVSAPIEWSELNSIRPEMFTLKNIVNRLEQKGDIFEPSLKLDNSPQLNEILKQIDTAR; encoded by the coding sequence ATGGCTGCTGTAACAGATATTATAAAAGTAGAAATTGAAAACAGAGTAATTGATATAAAAAATCCTGACAAATTATTTTGGCCGGAAGCCGGGGTTACTAAGCTTGAGTTTGTGAAAACCATGACAAAGCTGGCTCCCTTTTTAATAAAATATTCAAAAAATAGAATGTTGACATCAATACGTTACCCTCACGGTATCAACGACAAAAGCTTTTTTCAGAAGGAAAAGCCTCAGGGTACCCCCGAGTGGGTGGAAACAGTGGAATTCAATCAAAAAAACTATATTGCCTTAAACTCGGCTGCCACACTTGTATGGCTTTGTACTCAGGCGGCGCTGGAGCTTCACACCAGTTTTAATGTACATGAAAAACCAAACCATCCGTCCAGTCTTGTATTTGACTTGGACCCGGACGATGACCTTCATTTTGAAGATGTTGCAGAGCTTGCTGACAGAATTCATGAAACGTTGGAAGCTCTGGGCATAAAGGGCTTTATTAAAACCTCCGGTGCAACGGGGCTACAGATATTTGTTCCTACCGCATCGAAGTTTGACTATGACACCGCCCGCAGCCTCAATGAGTTTTTTGCACAGTATTTTGCTGAAAAACTCATAAGTACAGTGACAATAGAAAGAATGAAGAAAAAAAGGGATGGCAAGATTTATTTTGACTGGCAGCAAATGTGGATTGGAAAAAGCATGATAACCGCTTATTCTGCAAGGGCAGTGAAAAGTGCCGCTGTTTCGGCCCCAATAGAATGGAGTGAGCTGAATAGTATACGCCCGGAAATGTTTACTCTTAAAAATATAGTGAACAGATTAGAGCAAAAAGGAGATATCTTTGAACCAAGTCTGAAATTGGACAATTCACCGCAGCTTAACGAAATATTGAAACAGATAGATACTGCCAGGTGA
- a CDS encoding LTA synthase family protein, producing the protein MLGKPSYGIVMANRRGFGRKTRIVDYLTQEWMSILTLAILLFKSIVLMGFVYSPDKSIIDIARGFSNIRYMSVCVAFLLIIVSFNFLAKGKGRLWLLLILNFLCSFLFVFDAVYLRANGNFLSTQLLRQTGNVNNLWGSIFAMFRPCDIIFFIDIPILAAILIITRKMYYSSPLFTSLKTRLIAFGSLFTLSLAIIVGSYIVTDVYGNNKYAYIFHTYWKPEATICNASPLGYHVYDCYVFFADFRPYKISEKDRTEIQKWIDDKKENLPDNSYKGMYKGKNLFVLQVESLENFVIGQSVNGQEITPTLNKLLKNSIYFDNYYTQVNEGTSSDADLMTNTSVFPVRKGSTFFRFPYTEYNSLPKIMEKNGYSTKAIHPDDGAYWNWKEALTNMGFQQCIDAKSFKMDEVIFLGLSDGSYFRQIKDTIIKQKQPFYNFMITLTSHSPFEMPKEHQDLKLDRYLQNTRLGGYFQSINYTDRCIGTFLDELDKAGILDNTVVAIYGDHDSVHKYFDDQIKNIKPSQSWWLENDKKVPLLLYEKGQAPQVINTTGGQIDLMPTLLYSFGIEKSEYESTAFGRNLLNTQQDYVLLADGEFRGNIDKAKQKELLNALEYADMAIKTNFFKK; encoded by the coding sequence ATGCTGGGAAAACCTTCATATGGAATAGTCATGGCAAATCGCAGGGGTTTTGGCCGTAAAACACGGATAGTTGATTATCTTACTCAGGAATGGATGTCAATATTGACTCTTGCAATACTTCTTTTTAAATCAATAGTTCTTATGGGATTTGTGTACAGCCCGGATAAATCTATTATTGACATAGCCCGTGGTTTTAGTAATATCAGGTATATGTCTGTATGCGTAGCTTTTTTACTTATAATTGTATCCTTCAACTTTTTGGCTAAAGGAAAAGGGAGGTTATGGCTTCTTCTGATACTCAATTTCCTATGTTCATTTCTTTTTGTATTTGATGCAGTGTATCTTAGGGCAAACGGGAATTTTCTGTCGACCCAGCTATTGAGGCAAACCGGAAATGTAAATAATCTTTGGGGCAGCATTTTTGCAATGTTCAGGCCCTGCGATATAATATTTTTTATTGATATACCAATTCTTGCAGCAATACTTATAATAACAAGAAAGATGTATTACTCATCGCCATTATTTACAAGTCTGAAAACCAGACTTATTGCCTTCGGTTCATTATTTACCCTTTCTTTGGCTATTATTGTAGGCAGCTATATTGTTACCGACGTGTACGGAAATAATAAATACGCTTATATCTTCCACACTTACTGGAAGCCAGAAGCCACCATATGCAATGCATCTCCTTTAGGATATCATGTATATGACTGTTATGTATTCTTTGCAGATTTCCGGCCATATAAAATTTCAGAAAAAGACCGTACAGAGATTCAGAAGTGGATTGATGACAAAAAGGAAAATCTGCCGGATAATAGCTATAAAGGCATGTACAAAGGTAAAAACCTGTTTGTGTTACAGGTGGAGTCTCTTGAAAACTTCGTAATCGGACAGTCTGTAAACGGACAGGAAATTACTCCTACACTGAACAAGCTTTTGAAGAACAGCATATATTTTGACAACTATTATACTCAAGTTAATGAGGGAACAAGTTCTGATGCAGACCTAATGACGAACACCTCTGTGTTCCCGGTGCGAAAAGGAAGTACATTTTTCAGATTCCCATATACTGAGTATAATTCTCTGCCTAAGATAATGGAAAAGAACGGTTACTCCACCAAAGCGATTCACCCGGATGACGGTGCATACTGGAATTGGAAGGAAGCACTGACAAACATGGGCTTCCAGCAGTGTATAGATGCAAAAAGCTTTAAAATGGATGAGGTAATATTCCTCGGATTAAGCGACGGTTCTTATTTCAGACAGATAAAAGATACTATTATAAAGCAGAAGCAGCCATTTTACAATTTTATGATTACTCTTACAAGTCATTCTCCATTTGAAATGCCTAAAGAGCACCAAGATTTAAAATTGGATAGATACCTTCAAAATACAAGGCTTGGGGGTTACTTCCAGAGCATAAACTATACTGACAGATGTATAGGAACTTTCCTCGATGAACTTGATAAGGCAGGAATACTGGATAATACAGTAGTAGCTATTTATGGTGATCACGATTCAGTTCATAAGTATTTTGATGACCAAATCAAAAATATAAAGCCGTCTCAAAGCTGGTGGCTTGAAAATGATAAAAAAGTACCCCTTTTACTGTATGAAAAAGGGCAGGCACCCCAGGTTATTAACACAACCGGAGGGCAGATTGATTTAATGCCGACGCTTTTATACTCTTTTGGAATAGAAAAGAGTGAATATGAATCAACTGCATTCGGAAGAAACCTTCTTAATACACAGCAGGACTATGTATTACTGGCTGACGGGGAATTCCGAGGGAATATTGATAAGGCAAAGCAAAAGGAACTGCTAAACGCACTTGAATATGCGGATATGGCAATAAAGACAAACTTTTTTAAAAAATAG